Proteins from a single region of Abyssalbus ytuae:
- a CDS encoding MBL fold metallo-hydrolase, with protein sequence MKIEQIYTGCLAQGAYYIESKGEVAIVDPLREVKPYIEKAESEGAKIKYIFETHFHADFVSGHVTLSKGTGAPIVYGPMANPSFEAIIAKDGQEFKVGDVTIVAVHTPGHTMESTTYLLKDENGKDHAIFSGDTLFLGDVGRPDLAQKAADMTQEQLAATLYDSLRKKIMPLSDEVVVYPAHGAGSACGKNMMKETVDTLGNQKKMNYALRADMTKEEFVKEVTDGLMPPPQYFPLNVKMNKEGYEDIDVVLERGTRALSPQEFEVAANETGAIVLDVRNQDDFSKGHIPRSIFIGLDGEFAPWVGALIADVQQPILLVAPQNRIEEAVTRLSRVGFDNTLGYLEDGFEAWKKEGYEYDTVASVSVIELERKLKDEKLEIFDVRRESEYISEHVIDANHTPLDYLNNHLAEFPDKGIFYVHCEGGYRSMIAASILKSRGIHNLIDVAGGFTAIKEIGGIPLTEYVCPSTL encoded by the coding sequence ATGAAGATAGAACAAATATATACGGGATGTTTGGCCCAGGGAGCTTATTATATAGAGAGTAAGGGAGAAGTAGCCATTGTAGATCCGCTTAGGGAAGTGAAACCCTATATTGAAAAAGCCGAAAGTGAAGGAGCCAAAATAAAATACATTTTTGAAACGCATTTTCATGCCGATTTTGTGAGCGGCCATGTTACCTTATCAAAAGGAACAGGTGCTCCTATTGTATACGGCCCTATGGCCAATCCTTCTTTTGAAGCCATTATTGCCAAAGACGGGCAGGAGTTTAAGGTGGGAGATGTAACTATTGTTGCCGTGCATACACCGGGGCATACTATGGAGAGTACTACCTATCTTTTAAAAGATGAAAACGGTAAAGATCATGCTATTTTTAGTGGAGACACCTTGTTTTTAGGAGATGTTGGTCGTCCTGACCTGGCACAAAAAGCGGCAGATATGACCCAGGAGCAACTGGCAGCTACACTTTATGACAGCTTAAGAAAAAAAATTATGCCACTGAGTGATGAGGTTGTGGTATATCCGGCTCACGGTGCCGGTTCGGCCTGCGGTAAAAATATGATGAAAGAAACCGTAGACACCCTTGGCAACCAGAAGAAAATGAATTATGCCCTACGGGCCGATATGACAAAAGAAGAATTTGTAAAAGAAGTAACCGACGGGTTAATGCCACCCCCTCAGTATTTCCCCCTTAATGTGAAAATGAACAAAGAAGGGTATGAAGATATTGATGTGGTTTTAGAAAGAGGTACGCGGGCACTGTCTCCGCAGGAATTTGAGGTTGCTGCTAACGAAACCGGAGCTATAGTTCTTGATGTGAGAAACCAGGACGATTTTTCGAAAGGTCACATACCAAGATCCATTTTTATTGGTTTAGATGGAGAGTTCGCTCCCTGGGTTGGGGCTTTAATTGCCGATGTACAGCAACCCATTTTGTTAGTAGCACCTCAGAATAGGATAGAGGAAGCCGTAACCCGGTTGTCCCGTGTTGGTTTTGACAATACCCTGGGATATCTTGAAGATGGTTTTGAAGCCTGGAAAAAAGAAGGATATGAGTATGATACGGTTGCTTCGGTGTCGGTTATAGAACTGGAAAGAAAGTTGAAAGACGAGAAGCTGGAAATATTTGACGTAAGGCGTGAATCGGAATATATTTCCGAACATGTAATAGATGCCAATCACACTCCCCTTGATTATTTGAACAATCATTTGGCCGAGTTTCCTGATAAAGGTATTTTCTATGTACATTGCGAAGGAGGTTATCGCTCTATGATAGCCGCATCCATACTAAAAAGCAGAGGTATTCATAATTTAATTGATGTAGCGGGAGGTTTTACCGCCATTAAAGAAATAGGAGGAATACCACTTACCGAATATGTGTGTCCATCCACATTATAA
- a CDS encoding rhodanese-like domain-containing protein gives MSFLELFFGIKPATDYKIDVLSVAEYTKKISEKNVQLVDVRTAREYTSGHIKNAVNIDYYSSDFLKKTEATFKKDLPLYIYCRSGARSMQAARKLAAMGFAEIYDLKGGILAWK, from the coding sequence ATGTCATTTTTAGAATTATTTTTTGGGATTAAACCCGCCACAGATTATAAAATAGATGTATTGAGTGTTGCTGAATACACCAAGAAGATTAGTGAAAAAAATGTTCAGTTGGTAGATGTCAGGACTGCCCGGGAATATACATCCGGTCATATTAAAAATGCGGTCAATATAGATTATTATTCTTCTGATTTTTTGAAAAAAACAGAGGCTACTTTTAAAAAGGATCTCCCCCTGTATATTTATTGCCGTAGCGGAGCCAGAAGTATGCAGGCAGCAAGAAAGCTTGCAGCAATGGGGTTTGCCGAAATATACGATTTAAAAGGAGGTATCCTGGCCTGGAAATAA
- a CDS encoding peroxiredoxin, with protein sequence MDNIEVKSFMPRIGDQAPDFEAVTTKGKIKFSEFAKDKWVVMFSHPADFTPVCTTEMSGFANRKSEFDALNTELIGLSIDSIHAHLGWVNNVKENTGVYFDFPIIADLDMKVSKLYGMLQPNESETAAVRAVFFIDPSKKIRLIMYYPLNVGRNMDEILRALEALQTSDKYKVAMPLDWKKGDKVIVPPPKTLEEMEARLKDDTLEKVDWYLAKKEIAG encoded by the coding sequence ATGGATAATATAGAAGTAAAATCTTTTATGCCAAGAATCGGAGACCAGGCTCCGGATTTTGAAGCAGTAACTACGAAGGGTAAAATTAAATTTTCTGAATTTGCAAAAGATAAATGGGTGGTTATGTTCTCTCACCCGGCTGATTTTACCCCGGTTTGTACTACCGAAATGAGCGGTTTTGCAAACAGAAAAAGTGAATTTGACGCATTAAATACTGAGCTTATAGGGTTAAGTATAGATAGTATACATGCACATTTAGGCTGGGTAAATAATGTAAAAGAAAATACAGGAGTGTATTTTGATTTTCCCATTATAGCCGATTTGGATATGAAAGTGTCTAAATTATATGGAATGCTTCAGCCAAACGAAAGTGAAACTGCCGCAGTGCGCGCTGTTTTCTTTATTGACCCTTCCAAAAAAATACGTCTTATAATGTACTATCCGCTTAACGTAGGAAGAAATATGGACGAAATTCTCAGGGCTCTTGAAGCGTTACAAACTTCGGATAAGTATAAAGTGGCCATGCCTTTAGATTGGAAAAAAGGTGATAAAGTAATAGTTCCGCCACCAAAAACCCTTGAAGAAATGGAAGCAAGGCTGAAAGATGACACTTTGGAAAAGGTAGACTGGTATCTGGCAAAGAAGGAAATTGCAGGTTAA
- a CDS encoding NAD(P)/FAD-dependent oxidoreductase — protein sequence MKSHYQILIIGGGTGGIMTAAQLLRKKPSLDVGLIEPGDTHYYQPAWTLVGAGTYDFEKTAKPMAEVMPPGVKWIKDYATGFDAKNNTVKTKSSGDLTYDYLVVSPGLVMAPELIEGLPEAMDKGVVCSNYTNPKHTWEVLKNFKGGNAVFTQPTTPIKCGGAPQKIMYLAADYFRKHGLEDKTNVVFATPGTVIFGVKKIKKTLTKVLDRYGIHFKPYYAPFKIDADKKIVYFRNIADGESECVVTEDNDLGEKMSGEAIIEMPFDMLHLAPPQAPPKFVRDSDLINETGWMDVDIHSLQHNKYPNIFGIGDVASLPTAKTGAAIRKQVPIVIDNIFKLMQNQEASNKSYNGYSSCPLITGYGKMVLAEFDYDNNFTPDPKLKRMLIMDSSKEHWRLWILKKYVLPYLYWKKMLKGQNV from the coding sequence ATGAAATCACATTATCAAATATTAATAATAGGAGGGGGAACAGGAGGTATAATGACTGCTGCCCAACTATTAAGAAAGAAACCGTCCCTGGATGTGGGATTAATAGAACCTGGCGACACTCATTATTATCAGCCTGCATGGACACTGGTAGGAGCAGGGACTTATGATTTTGAAAAAACAGCAAAACCAATGGCCGAGGTAATGCCTCCCGGTGTTAAATGGATAAAAGATTATGCCACCGGCTTTGATGCTAAAAACAATACCGTAAAAACTAAATCTTCGGGAGATCTGACTTATGACTACCTTGTGGTGTCACCAGGTCTGGTAATGGCTCCCGAACTAATAGAAGGTTTGCCCGAAGCCATGGACAAAGGAGTGGTTTGCAGTAATTACACAAACCCTAAGCATACCTGGGAAGTTCTTAAAAACTTTAAAGGCGGGAATGCGGTATTTACCCAACCCACTACTCCTATTAAATGTGGAGGAGCTCCTCAGAAAATTATGTATCTGGCAGCCGATTATTTCAGAAAACACGGACTGGAAGATAAAACCAACGTGGTATTTGCCACACCGGGAACAGTAATATTCGGGGTTAAGAAAATTAAAAAAACCTTAACCAAAGTGCTTGACAGATATGGCATACATTTTAAACCTTATTATGCTCCGTTTAAAATTGATGCAGATAAAAAAATAGTTTATTTCAGGAACATAGCCGACGGTGAAAGTGAATGTGTTGTTACTGAAGATAACGACCTGGGAGAAAAAATGAGTGGAGAAGCTATTATAGAAATGCCGTTTGACATGCTTCATCTTGCTCCGCCTCAGGCACCGCCCAAGTTTGTAAGAGACTCTGACCTGATTAATGAAACCGGATGGATGGATGTGGATATTCATTCCCTTCAGCATAATAAATACCCTAATATATTTGGTATAGGCGATGTAGCATCTTTACCTACGGCAAAAACCGGGGCAGCTATCAGAAAACAAGTGCCTATTGTAATTGACAATATTTTTAAGTTAATGCAAAATCAGGAAGCAAGTAACAAGTCTTATAATGGGTATTCATCCTGTCCTTTGATTACCGGATATGGAAAAATGGTGTTGGCTGAATTTGACTACGACAATAATTTTACTCCTGACCCGAAATTAAAAAGAATGTTGATTATGGATTCGTCCAAAGAACATTGGAGGTTATGGATATTAAAGAAATATGTACTTCCGTATTTGTACTGGAAGAAAATGCTCAAAGGTCAAAATGTGTAA